In the Xiamenia xianingshaonis genome, one interval contains:
- a CDS encoding LCP family protein: protein MTPKNSRSGRVARSSHQSQSARASRVAQAAQAVDNGFEQEAHHARQAAASANSEKAPVGAYTPVYQPGTQKSAAANKAFERQSAVSQYSRSNPAYSHRKTSKGRKVLIGLLIAIVVLGVGATAAFALTNAYLNSINDKLNTGTKSADEVQKIIDTLKPAPSGFDEPFYMILIGSDEREEDASMGQRSDTNIVVRVDAPNSQLTLVSIPRDTKIEIDGYGTNKFNAAYSYDGTAGVIREASQLLGVDISHYAEVDFSQLVDLVDAVGGVDVYVEERIDDPDADGTSANPDWDRIILEVGEHHLNGDQALCFARSRAFVDGDFTRTNNQRQLIEAIVEKVLAMPVTELPGVIDKAAACVSTDLTVQDIITLAQYFSEGDLTMYSAMVPSYTQMIGDVSYVINDEEKTKEMMEVVDAGGDPSEIVSTKTADDAEEEIDPQAFEEYDETAYSETYDTSSYATDGGYTEPYVDPYAGGGYDTGYVEPAYVPEEPAPYADGGTGGADGGYVDAGAGADAGAAAPASDTGAGTDTGATGATGEALPEAA, encoded by the coding sequence ATGACGCCAAAGAACTCTCGCTCTGGTCGCGTGGCGCGTTCGTCGCACCAGTCGCAATCAGCGCGGGCCTCTCGCGTGGCCCAAGCTGCCCAGGCGGTGGACAATGGTTTCGAACAAGAAGCCCACCATGCGCGTCAGGCGGCGGCCAGCGCGAACAGCGAAAAGGCCCCCGTCGGCGCTTACACTCCTGTCTATCAGCCGGGAACCCAGAAGAGCGCTGCTGCAAACAAGGCTTTCGAGCGGCAGTCGGCCGTTTCCCAGTATTCTCGCAGCAATCCCGCCTATTCGCATCGCAAGACGTCGAAGGGGCGCAAGGTGCTCATCGGGCTGCTCATTGCCATAGTCGTGCTCGGCGTGGGCGCCACCGCGGCGTTCGCGCTCACGAATGCGTATCTGAACAGCATCAATGACAAGCTGAACACCGGCACGAAGTCGGCGGACGAAGTCCAGAAGATCATCGACACGCTCAAGCCGGCGCCGTCCGGCTTCGACGAGCCGTTCTACATGATTCTCATCGGGTCCGACGAACGCGAAGAAGACGCGTCCATGGGCCAGCGCTCCGACACGAACATCGTCGTGCGGGTCGACGCGCCGAACAGCCAGCTGACGCTCGTGTCCATCCCGCGCGACACGAAGATCGAAATCGACGGCTACGGCACGAACAAGTTCAACGCGGCGTACAGCTACGACGGAACGGCAGGGGTCATCAGGGAGGCCAGCCAGCTTCTGGGCGTCGACATCTCCCACTACGCCGAGGTCGATTTCAGCCAGCTCGTCGACTTGGTGGACGCGGTCGGCGGCGTGGACGTGTACGTCGAAGAGCGCATTGACGACCCGGACGCCGACGGCACGTCCGCCAATCCCGATTGGGACCGCATCATTTTGGAGGTCGGCGAACACCACCTCAACGGCGATCAGGCCCTGTGCTTCGCTCGCAGCCGCGCCTTCGTCGACGGCGACTTCACGCGCACGAACAACCAACGCCAGCTCATCGAGGCCATCGTGGAAAAAGTGCTCGCCATGCCCGTGACCGAACTGCCCGGCGTCATCGACAAGGCTGCCGCCTGCGTGTCGACCGACCTGACGGTCCAGGACATCATCACGCTTGCGCAGTACTTCTCCGAAGGCGACCTGACGATGTATTCGGCCATGGTGCCGTCATACACCCAGATGATCGGCGACGTTTCCTACGTCATCAACGACGAGGAGAAGACGAAGGAAATGATGGAGGTCGTCGATGCAGGCGGCGACCCGTCGGAGATCGTGTCCACCAAGACGGCGGACGATGCGGAAGAGGAGATCGATCCGCAGGCGTTCGAGGAATACGACGAGACGGCCTATAGCGAAACGTACGATACGAGCAGCTACGCGACGGACGGGGGCTATACGGAGCCGTACGTCGATCCTTACGCGGGCGGCGGCTATGACACGGGCTATGTCGAGCCTGCCTATGTGCCGGAAGAGCCGGCGCCCTATGCGGACGGAGGAACTGGCGGCGCGGACGGCGGGTACGTCGATGCGGGCGCCGGCGCCGATGCAGGCGCTGCGGCTCCCGCTTCTGATACCGGAGCAGGTACCGATACCGGTGCGACCGGTGCCACCGGCGAGGCGCTTCCCGAGGCGGCATAA
- a CDS encoding mechanosensitive ion channel family protein — protein MNDFWTDLTALVRSDRLAFVVAVVVIVAVTAIVSRLVTRFLRKMLHYNKENNLPSSSIFVNIARAGIWIVGLCVLLSTCFNVNVSAMIAALGVGGIAVSLGFQTTLSNLIAGLQISLMRIVKPGDNITVSNNTGVVKDVNWWNTTIVNPGGNRILVPNSSIVSSVLVHRASANHGSVDVVVTAGGSEIERVSRSIEDAAASAAALVGPVEKAPTISYSAIVADGLKGSIVFAMEQASDVPAAIDAIIRAVSPLVRAESPDEVERVLEESSQIIGQLEDQATDAAAAKAAEGGQEALAASEPLADAGGSVVDRAAAATASTLEAALLGKQTAKRRIAAVLNTWRKGRHHGTPHPQGKGPKKGVK, from the coding sequence ATGAACGATTTCTGGACAGATCTCACTGCCCTCGTGCGCAGCGACCGGCTCGCGTTCGTTGTTGCGGTCGTGGTCATCGTTGCGGTCACGGCCATCGTGTCGCGCCTGGTCACGCGCTTTTTGCGCAAGATGCTGCACTACAACAAGGAAAACAACCTGCCGTCGTCGTCCATTTTCGTGAACATCGCGCGCGCGGGCATCTGGATCGTCGGGCTGTGCGTGCTGCTGTCGACCTGCTTCAACGTCAACGTTAGCGCCATGATCGCAGCCCTCGGCGTCGGCGGCATTGCGGTGTCGCTCGGCTTTCAGACCACACTTTCCAACCTCATCGCCGGCTTGCAGATCTCGCTCATGCGCATCGTCAAGCCTGGCGACAACATCACCGTGTCGAACAACACCGGCGTCGTCAAAGACGTGAACTGGTGGAACACGACCATCGTCAACCCTGGCGGCAACAGGATCCTGGTGCCGAACTCCAGCATCGTGTCGTCGGTGCTCGTGCATCGGGCGTCGGCCAACCACGGCAGCGTGGACGTGGTCGTGACGGCGGGCGGCAGCGAGATCGAGCGGGTGTCGCGCAGCATCGAGGACGCGGCGGCGTCTGCGGCGGCGCTCGTGGGGCCGGTCGAGAAGGCGCCGACCATCAGCTATTCGGCGATCGTGGCCGACGGGCTGAAGGGCTCCATCGTGTTTGCGATGGAACAGGCGAGCGACGTGCCGGCGGCGATCGACGCGATCATCCGGGCGGTGTCGCCCTTGGTGCGCGCGGAAAGCCCCGACGAGGTCGAACGCGTGTTGGAAGAGTCGTCCCAGATCATCGGGCAGCTGGAAGACCAGGCGACCGACGCGGCCGCAGCGAAGGCCGCCGAAGGCGGGCAGGAGGCGCTTGCGGCGTCCGAGCCGCTGGCAGATGCGGGCGGCTCGGTGGTCGACCGGGCGGCCGCCGCCACGGCTTCGACGCTGGAAGCGGCGCTGCTTGGAAAGCAGACGGCCAAGCGCCGCATCGCCGCCGTGCTGAACACCTGGCGCAAGGGGCGCCACCACGGCACGCCGCATCCTCAGGGGAAGGGGCCGAAGAAGGGGGTAAAGTAA
- a CDS encoding DUF4097 family beta strand repeat-containing protein, which translates to MKAANGPRLTRETYVKLGIVLGVSLVVLVNAWSCLSFAPVLHRIGDAAELAEPPAAPEAPEAPELDAASEATASDADAASKADKAAEAKSARSGADAGSDVSTLAAAYPMKANGDGALSHVAMDPSEVTSMEIDWPAGRLDIHAVPDDDCDGKIQVIETTDRRGAEPLNVELVGGTLRVSANPVFGLIGCSTWANMTKRTLEIGVPESVAADMRNLSLESASGEVTVSGLGFRSIETDVASGRCTLDGVDAQDLTISLASGATSMDGRVDRQLRVDIASGNVDVSSRTTPSSTELSLASGTVELGLPSDVGFTMETDKVSGTFTCDFPATGSVVGDGKARLYTEMASGNVTIRPIG; encoded by the coding sequence ATGAAAGCTGCAAACGGACCGCGCCTGACGCGCGAAACGTACGTGAAGCTGGGGATCGTTTTGGGCGTGTCGCTCGTCGTGCTGGTCAACGCCTGGTCGTGCCTGTCGTTTGCCCCGGTGCTGCACCGCATCGGCGATGCGGCAGAGCTCGCCGAGCCGCCTGCGGCTCCCGAGGCCCCCGAGGCGCCAGAGCTCGACGCGGCCTCCGAGGCGACCGCTTCCGATGCCGACGCTGCCAGCAAGGCCGACAAGGCTGCCGAGGCGAAAAGCGCCCGGTCGGGCGCCGATGCAGGTTCGGACGTATCGACGCTCGCCGCCGCCTATCCCATGAAGGCGAACGGCGACGGCGCGCTTTCGCACGTCGCGATGGACCCGTCCGAGGTGACCAGCATGGAAATAGACTGGCCGGCGGGCAGGCTTGACATTCATGCCGTGCCCGACGACGACTGCGACGGCAAGATCCAGGTCATCGAAACGACCGATCGTCGGGGCGCCGAGCCTTTGAACGTCGAGCTTGTCGGGGGCACGCTGCGGGTGAGCGCCAATCCGGTCTTCGGCCTGATAGGATGTTCGACTTGGGCGAACATGACGAAACGCACGCTTGAGATCGGCGTCCCCGAAAGCGTTGCGGCCGACATGCGAAATCTGTCTCTGGAGAGCGCCTCAGGCGAGGTGACCGTGTCCGGCCTGGGATTTCGTTCGATCGAAACCGACGTGGCGAGCGGCCGGTGCACGCTTGACGGCGTCGATGCGCAGGATCTGACAATCTCGCTTGCCAGCGGCGCGACGTCGATGGACGGCCGGGTCGACAGGCAGCTGCGCGTCGACATCGCCAGCGGAAACGTGGACGTCAGCAGCCGGACGACGCCGTCTTCGACCGAATTGTCCCTCGCAAGCGGCACGGTCGAGCTGGGGCTTCCTTCGGACGTCGGCTTCACGATGGAGACGGACAAGGTGTCTGGTACCTTCACGTGCGACTTCCCGGCAACGGGATCGGTCGTCGGCGACGGCAAGGCCCGCCTCTACACCGAAATGGCCAGCGGAAACGTGACCATCCGTCCGATCGGCTAG
- the galE gene encoding UDP-glucose 4-epimerase GalE, whose amino-acid sequence MANKSLAKNADDLSILVTGGAGFIGSHTVVELLGRGYSVVIVDDLSNSSEKAVDRVRTIADLSADDPRLVFYQADINDRAALGAIFDAHDVDAVIHFAGFKAVGESVQKPLEYYANNIGGTLVLADVARSHGVKNLVFSSSATVYGEPEFIPITEDCPKHDATNPYGWTKSMLEQILTDLYVGDNEWNIVLLRYFNPIGAHESGLIGEDPKGIPNNLLPYVAQVAVGKLPAVGVFGDDYDTPDGTGVRDYIHVVDLARGHVAALDWMGGRVGDGKARGLGSIAGEPDADGTRRGVGIFNLGTGTGSSVLDVIHAFEAACGHEIPYKVKPRRAGDIATNYAACDKAREELGWVAEYDLARMCADGWRWQSNNPNGYKA is encoded by the coding sequence ATGGCCAACAAAAGCCTTGCGAAAAACGCTGACGACCTGAGCATTCTCGTGACGGGAGGAGCCGGGTTCATCGGCAGCCACACCGTCGTCGAGCTGCTGGGGCGCGGCTATTCGGTCGTCATCGTCGACGACCTGAGCAATTCGAGCGAAAAGGCGGTCGACCGCGTGCGCACCATCGCAGACCTGAGCGCAGACGACCCGCGCCTGGTGTTCTACCAGGCCGACATCAACGACCGCGCGGCGCTCGGAGCCATCTTCGACGCGCATGACGTAGACGCCGTCATCCACTTCGCCGGCTTCAAAGCCGTCGGCGAAAGCGTGCAAAAGCCGCTCGAATACTACGCGAACAACATCGGCGGCACGCTTGTGCTGGCCGACGTCGCACGCAGCCATGGCGTGAAGAACCTCGTGTTCTCGTCGAGCGCCACCGTCTACGGCGAGCCCGAGTTCATCCCCATCACCGAGGACTGCCCGAAGCACGACGCCACGAACCCCTACGGCTGGACGAAGTCGATGCTCGAGCAGATTCTGACCGACCTGTACGTGGGCGACAACGAGTGGAACATTGTGCTGCTGCGCTATTTCAACCCCATCGGCGCACATGAAAGCGGCCTCATCGGCGAAGATCCGAAGGGCATCCCGAACAACCTGCTGCCCTACGTCGCACAAGTTGCCGTAGGGAAACTTCCTGCGGTCGGCGTGTTCGGCGACGATTACGACACGCCAGACGGCACGGGCGTGCGCGACTACATCCACGTCGTCGACCTGGCCCGCGGGCACGTGGCGGCGCTCGACTGGATGGGCGGGCGCGTCGGCGACGGCAAGGCTCGCGGCCTGGGCTCTATCGCAGGCGAGCCGGACGCGGACGGCACGCGCCGCGGCGTGGGCATCTTCAACCTGGGCACGGGCACGGGATCGAGCGTGCTCGACGTCATCCATGCGTTCGAAGCCGCCTGCGGCCACGAAATCCCCTACAAGGTGAAGCCGCGCCGCGCGGGCGACATCGCGACGAACTATGCGGCCTGCGACAAGGCCCGCGAAGAGCTGGGCTGGGTCGCAGAGTACGACTTGGCGCGGATGTGCGCCGACGGCTGGCGCTGGCAGTCGAACAACCCGAACGGCTACAAAGCGTAG
- a CDS encoding Rpn family recombination-promoting nuclease/putative transposase, producing the protein MITNCFAFATIMAENEDLCRGLIERVLGIEIECLDVVAVEADVPQITRRAVSCDVLARGAKTAFEVEMQVGTVKDLPRRARYIASLVDARVLAKGEPTHRLPDLFVIFICMYDPFERGLPRYTTRRCMAEDAAVACANGVTEVYVNATGDL; encoded by the coding sequence ATGATCACGAATTGTTTTGCCTTCGCAACGATCATGGCGGAAAACGAGGATTTGTGTCGCGGACTGATCGAGCGCGTGCTTGGCATTGAAATCGAGTGTCTGGATGTTGTCGCGGTCGAGGCCGATGTGCCGCAGATCACGCGTCGCGCCGTGAGCTGCGACGTGTTGGCGCGAGGTGCAAAAACGGCTTTCGAGGTGGAAATGCAAGTCGGAACCGTGAAAGACCTGCCGCGACGGGCACGCTATATCGCAAGCCTTGTCGATGCGAGAGTGCTTGCGAAGGGGGAGCCGACGCATCGGCTTCCCGATCTGTTCGTCATTTTCATCTGCATGTATGATCCGTTCGAACGGGGGCTTCCGCGTTATACGACGCGCAGATGCATGGCGGAGGACGCTGCGGTCGCATGTGCGAACGGCGTGACCGAGGTGTATGTCAACGCGACGGGCGACCTGTGA
- a CDS encoding phosphohexomutase domain-containing protein: protein MSDTVSNVVFGTDGWRAIIGEGFTADNLVRVADAAARVFKEDACAAGRSLDAPGVLYVGHDCRQDAHAYAELAAEVAASHGFDVKLTEAYCPTPTLCWSVAQDDEAVGGIILTSSHNPAEYLGVKLRMADGGASSKAFTDCVEAVLAETPQPTDARGTYETVDLMTPYLQTLKNRVDAEAIKGAGLRVVIDPLYGAGRIYLAGLLTDLGVEVVEIHNAEDPTFDGLHPEPIQPWIDGCLAKVPEIGFDAGFINDGDADRIGAVDEHGNFVNPHRIITLVTEHLAQDKGMTGRVVSTLTASALLKRLCDKLGLEFTATPVGFKWIYGEMQKGDVLLGGEESGGIGIPGHVMERDGLLMALLLCEMMAERGKSLGELVADMQNDLGVMEFERRGLSITEEQMDRFKNQVLKEYAPESVAGKDVVEVDRRDGVKVVFGDDSWLMMRPSGTEPLVRIYAEAPTKGEVNALLEAAAAVVTA from the coding sequence ATGTCCGATACTGTTTCCAACGTTGTTTTCGGCACTGATGGATGGCGTGCCATCATCGGCGAGGGCTTCACGGCCGACAACCTGGTGCGCGTGGCCGACGCTGCGGCCCGCGTGTTCAAGGAAGACGCCTGTGCCGCAGGTCGCAGCCTTGATGCGCCGGGCGTGCTGTATGTGGGCCATGACTGCCGTCAAGACGCGCACGCTTATGCCGAGCTTGCGGCCGAGGTCGCGGCGTCGCACGGCTTCGACGTGAAGCTGACGGAGGCCTATTGCCCCACGCCGACGCTGTGCTGGTCGGTCGCGCAAGACGACGAGGCGGTCGGCGGCATCATTTTGACGAGCAGCCACAATCCGGCGGAATACCTGGGCGTGAAGCTGCGCATGGCCGACGGCGGCGCGTCGAGCAAGGCGTTCACCGACTGCGTGGAGGCGGTGCTCGCCGAAACCCCGCAGCCGACCGACGCGCGCGGAACCTACGAAACGGTCGACCTCATGACGCCGTATCTGCAGACGCTCAAGAACCGCGTGGACGCCGAAGCCATCAAGGGCGCCGGCCTGCGCGTGGTCATCGATCCGCTCTACGGCGCCGGCCGCATCTATTTGGCCGGCTTGCTGACTGATCTGGGCGTGGAGGTCGTTGAAATCCACAACGCCGAAGATCCCACCTTCGACGGGCTGCACCCCGAGCCTATCCAGCCGTGGATCGACGGCTGCTTGGCGAAGGTGCCCGAAATCGGCTTCGACGCCGGCTTCATCAACGACGGAGACGCCGACCGCATCGGCGCGGTGGACGAGCACGGCAACTTCGTGAACCCGCACCGCATCATCACGCTCGTGACGGAGCACTTGGCGCAGGACAAGGGCATGACCGGCCGCGTGGTGTCCACGCTGACGGCATCGGCCCTGCTCAAGCGCTTGTGTGACAAGCTCGGCCTGGAATTCACCGCCACGCCGGTCGGCTTCAAGTGGATCTACGGCGAAATGCAGAAGGGCGACGTGCTGCTCGGCGGCGAAGAGTCCGGCGGCATCGGCATTCCGGGGCACGTGATGGAGCGCGACGGCCTGCTCATGGCGTTGCTGCTGTGCGAGATGATGGCCGAGCGCGGCAAGAGCCTCGGCGAGCTGGTGGCCGACATGCAGAACGACCTGGGCGTCATGGAATTCGAGCGCCGCGGGCTGTCGATCACCGAAGAGCAGATGGATCGCTTTAAGAACCAGGTTCTGAAAGAGTACGCACCGGAATCGGTTGCGGGCAAAGACGTGGTCGAGGTCGACCGTCGCGACGGCGTGAAAGTCGTTTTCGGCGACGATTCCTGGCTGATGATGCGTCCGTCCGGCACCGAGCCGCTCGTGCGCATTTATGCCGAAGCTCCCACGAAAGGGGAGGTCAATGCGCTGCTCGAGGCGGCGGCTGCCGTGGTGACGGCATAG
- the nrdG gene encoding anaerobic ribonucleoside-triphosphate reductase activating protein: protein MSLPLRIFGLAPDSIVDGPGLRFGVFVQGCSHACPGCHNPESHDPAAGTATTVDAVMEAILANRLVTGVTLSGGEPFEQAAACAEVGRRCREAGLDVWTYTGYPYEKLLEAAADPAAASVRCPQLDPAGVRDLLAVTDVLVDGPFVESLKALGLSWRGSSNQRLIDLAATRASGQVTFWSHHEDFPEKPSNW, encoded by the coding sequence ATGTCGCTTCCACTGCGGATTTTCGGTTTGGCTCCGGACTCGATCGTCGACGGTCCGGGGCTGCGTTTCGGCGTGTTCGTGCAGGGCTGCTCGCATGCGTGCCCTGGCTGTCACAACCCCGAAAGCCACGACCCGGCGGCAGGAACTGCGACGACCGTCGACGCCGTCATGGAAGCGATTCTGGCAAATCGGCTCGTCACGGGCGTGACGCTTTCTGGGGGCGAGCCGTTTGAGCAGGCGGCGGCCTGCGCAGAGGTCGGCCGACGTTGTCGCGAGGCAGGCTTGGACGTGTGGACCTACACGGGGTATCCGTACGAAAAGCTGCTCGAGGCGGCGGCCGACCCCGCCGCCGCGTCTGTGCGCTGCCCCCAGCTTGACCCGGCAGGGGTGCGCGATCTGCTGGCGGTCACCGACGTGCTGGTGGACGGCCCCTTCGTGGAATCCCTCAAAGCGCTCGGGCTGTCCTGGCGCGGCTCGTCGAACCAGCGGCTCATCGACCTGGCCGCCACGCGCGCATCCGGCCAGGTGACGTTCTGGTCTCACCACGAGGACTTCCCCGAAAAGCCCTCCAACTGGTAG
- a CDS encoding hybrid sensor histidine kinase/response regulator, with translation MKGVQVGALYVEVPMSLFTMPEELAIFGHGGYFILFEGRTGEVIGLPNQALKTPVAPGDSVFDFFERAQIADVEQADAAGSLFASLRIGETPAPSCYDEVRAWAADREVGAVGTVMDGVPCYVSVAPVPGSTWTACSVIPIASVRTEEPVINVMYGLVLLIVVFSLVAAGVLTYMLFQRRLRASHIAMEESLYAALSESIDMAVNLYCPADGTTTPIVAKASAILGHPLQAFMDDPRLARAVDLSSEGRLMLQHMREGSISQLNKGEFSLRSPETGLTRWVVYTVEPLSFDGKDQLMLVIQDVTTERTVRECMREAMDAADAASNAKSDFLSRMSHDIRTPMNVIIGMVQIAQNPSSDEAKMRVCLQKIGIASNQLLNLINEVLDFSKIESGKMVLASSPFSLRDIVDGVANVTRIQCEQKRLTFQLTCEYDGIAAFEGDAVRVEQMLTNLLTNAVKYTDEGGRVSLSVRVLPEKVAGYRPVEFVVADNGIGMSEEFQKNLFEPFSMEGRSRSQGTGLGMSIVKSVIVLMGGLITVDSKENVGSTFRVLVNIRVAPSSALPASPADDLAALRPVVLQPSEEAPAAKAEAPSPALPKRAGSASAAAALEGGAAAKPPADKAAARPGEGIHVLVVEDSELSADIACELLSMKGFTYDCARQGQEAVDKFCSAPEGTYDVILMDVHMPVVNGYEATRAIRASGRGDAESVVIVAMSANAFTDDVAASLESGMDAHLCKPMRIDNVVSVVIEQLALKG, from the coding sequence GTGAAAGGGGTGCAGGTTGGCGCGCTGTACGTCGAGGTGCCCATGAGCCTGTTCACCATGCCCGAAGAGTTGGCGATCTTTGGACATGGCGGCTACTTCATCCTGTTCGAGGGCCGCACCGGCGAGGTGATCGGCCTTCCGAACCAGGCCCTGAAAACGCCGGTCGCCCCGGGGGATTCGGTTTTCGACTTTTTCGAGCGCGCGCAGATCGCCGACGTGGAGCAGGCCGATGCCGCCGGCAGCCTGTTCGCTTCGCTTCGCATCGGCGAGACGCCTGCTCCCAGCTGCTACGACGAGGTTCGCGCCTGGGCGGCCGATCGGGAGGTCGGCGCCGTGGGCACGGTCATGGACGGCGTTCCCTGCTACGTGTCGGTGGCTCCTGTGCCGGGGTCCACCTGGACGGCGTGCAGCGTCATTCCCATCGCCAGCGTGCGCACCGAAGAGCCCGTCATAAACGTCATGTACGGCCTGGTCCTGCTCATCGTGGTGTTCAGCCTGGTGGCGGCCGGCGTGCTCACGTACATGCTTTTCCAGCGGCGCCTGCGCGCCAGCCACATAGCCATGGAGGAAAGCCTGTATGCGGCGCTGTCCGAATCCATCGACATGGCGGTCAACCTGTACTGCCCGGCCGACGGCACGACCACGCCCATCGTGGCGAAGGCGTCTGCCATCCTCGGGCATCCGCTGCAGGCGTTCATGGACGACCCGCGGCTTGCGCGCGCCGTCGACCTTTCTTCCGAGGGCCGCCTTATGCTGCAGCACATGCGCGAAGGCTCCATCAGCCAGCTCAACAAGGGCGAGTTTTCGCTGCGCAGCCCCGAAACCGGCCTGACCCGATGGGTCGTCTACACCGTCGAGCCGCTGAGCTTCGACGGGAAAGACCAGCTCATGCTGGTGATCCAGGACGTCACGACCGAACGCACCGTCCGCGAGTGCATGCGCGAGGCCATGGACGCCGCCGACGCCGCCAGCAACGCGAAGTCCGACTTCCTCTCGCGCATGAGCCACGACATCCGCACGCCCATGAACGTCATCATCGGCATGGTGCAGATCGCGCAAAACCCCTCAAGCGACGAGGCGAAGATGCGCGTGTGCCTGCAAAAGATCGGCATCGCGTCGAACCAGCTGCTCAACCTCATCAACGAGGTGCTCGATTTCTCGAAGATCGAAAGCGGGAAGATGGTGCTGGCCAGCAGCCCGTTTTCGCTGCGCGACATCGTGGACGGCGTGGCCAACGTCACGCGCATCCAATGCGAGCAGAAGCGCCTGACGTTCCAGCTGACGTGCGAATACGACGGCATTGCGGCGTTCGAGGGGGACGCGGTGCGCGTGGAGCAAATGTTGACTAATTTACTCACCAATGCGGTGAAGTACACCGACGAAGGAGGCCGGGTGTCGCTGTCGGTGCGCGTGCTGCCTGAAAAGGTCGCCGGGTACCGTCCGGTCGAGTTCGTGGTGGCGGACAACGGCATCGGCATGTCCGAGGAATTCCAGAAAAACCTGTTCGAGCCGTTTTCCATGGAGGGGCGGTCCCGCTCGCAGGGGACGGGGCTGGGCATGTCCATCGTGAAGTCGGTGATCGTGCTGATGGGGGGCCTGATCACGGTCGACTCCAAAGAGAACGTGGGCTCGACGTTCCGCGTGCTCGTGAACATCCGCGTGGCGCCTTCCTCCGCGCTGCCTGCCAGCCCGGCGGACGATCTTGCCGCGCTGCGGCCGGTCGTGCTGCAGCCCTCGGAAGAAGCGCCTGCGGCAAAGGCCGAAGCGCCGAGCCCGGCCCTGCCGAAGCGTGCGGGGTCCGCTTCTGCGGCCGCCGCGTTGGAAGGGGGTGCCGCTGCGAAGCCTCCGGCGGACAAGGCGGCCGCCCGCCCGGGCGAGGGCATCCACGTGCTGGTCGTGGAAGACAGCGAGCTGAGCGCCGACATCGCCTGCGAGCTGCTGTCCATGAAGGGCTTCACGTACGACTGCGCGCGCCAAGGCCAGGAGGCGGTCGACAAGTTCTGCTCCGCGCCGGAAGGCACCTACGACGTCATTCTCATGGACGTGCACATGCCGGTCGTGAACGGCTATGAAGCCACGCGGGCCATCCGCGCGTCGGGCCGGGGCGATGCGGAAAGCGTCGTCATCGTCGCCATGTCGGCCAACGCGTTTACCGATGACGTGGCCGCCTCGCTCGAAAGCGGCATGGACGCGCACCTGTGCAAGCCCATGCGCATCGACAACGTCGTGAGCGTTGTGATCGAGCAGCTGGCGCTCAAAGGGTGA
- a CDS encoding helix-turn-helix domain-containing protein, whose amino-acid sequence MNEALADRLARMRRDQGMSQEELANSLGVSRQAVSKWERGESSPDTGNLIALSDLFDVTIDELVRGSSDEPGAATDAGSTAEPAAADAADGVAKAEAVATTLPLDVVPAAALAAPANEAASQDVPAPAPATAPAAAASYPPPTAAPFPYAAPADGAPAAPAGSSSAEPRRKGPPSTFPYPVFVAILYLCLGFLFGLWHPGWLLFLTIPLYYWAAKTIEADPVYRDNHRSEEW is encoded by the coding sequence ATGAACGAAGCTTTGGCCGACCGCCTCGCTCGAATGCGGCGCGACCAAGGGATGAGCCAGGAAGAGCTGGCGAATTCGTTGGGCGTGTCGCGGCAGGCCGTCTCGAAATGGGAGCGGGGCGAATCGTCGCCCGACACGGGAAACCTTATCGCGCTGTCCGACTTGTTCGATGTGACGATTGACGAATTGGTGCGCGGCTCGTCTGACGAGCCAGGCGCTGCGACAGATGCCGGAAGTACCGCCGAGCCTGCCGCGGCGGACGCGGCCGACGGCGTGGCAAAGGCCGAGGCCGTCGCGACCACGCTTCCGCTGGACGTCGTGCCCGCCGCGGCGCTGGCCGCCCCAGCCAACGAGGCCGCTTCGCAAGACGTCCCGGCCCCGGCGCCTGCGACCGCTCCGGCCGCTGCTGCATCCTATCCGCCGCCGACGGCCGCCCCCTTCCCGTATGCCGCGCCGGCGGACGGCGCGCCCGCTGCTCCCGCAGGCTCTTCTTCTGCCGAGCCGCGCCGCAAAGGCCCGCCCTCGACGTTTCCCTACCCGGTGTTCGTTGCCATTCTCTACCTCTGCCTGGGCTTTCTGTTCGGCCTGTGGCATCCGGGCTGGCTTTTGTTCCTGACCATTCCGCTGTATTACTGGGCCGCCAAGACCATCGAGGCCGATCCTGTCTACCGCGACAACCACCGTTCCGAGGAGTGGTAG